GTGCGGCCCATCTCGTCGCCGGCCACCAGCATGGGCACGCCCTGGGACAAAAAGAGCGTGGCCAGGAAGTTGCGCTTCTGCTGCTCGCGCAGGGCCTTGATCTTGACGTCGCCCGTCTCGCCCTCCACGCCGCAGTTCCAGGAGTGGTTGTCGTTGCCGCCGTCGCGGTTGTCCTCGCCGTTGGCCTCGTTGTGCTTGTCGTTGTACGTGACCAGGTCGTGCAACGTGAAGCCGTCGTGCGCGGTGACGAAGTTGACGCTCGCGGAGGGCTTGCGGCCCGACAGCGCGTACAGGTCGGAGCTGCCGGTGAGCCGGTAGCCGATCTCCGCCGCCTGCCGGTCATCACCCTTCCAGTACCGTCGGATGGTGTCGCGGTACTTGCCGTTCCACTCGCTCCACAGCACCGGGAAGTTGCCCACCTGGTAGCCGAAGTCGCCCACGTCCCACGGCTCGGAGATGAGCTTCACCCGGCTGAGCACGGGGTCCTGGTGGACGATCTGGAAGAAGGCCGCACGCGTGTCGTAGCCGTGCCTGTCACGGCCCAGCGTGGTGGCCAGGTCGAAGCGGAACCCGTCCACGTGCATCTGCTCCACCCAGTAGCGCAGGCTGTCGGCGACCAGCTTCAGCGCGTACGGGTGGGTGGCGTTCCAGGAGTTGCCCGTGCCGGTGACGTCCAGGTAGTAGCGCGGGTCCTTCTCCGTCAGCCGGTAGTACGCGCCGTTGTCCAGGCCCTTGAAGGACAGCGTGGGCCCCAGCTGGTTGCCCTCGCAGGTGTGGTTGTAGACGACGTCGAGGATGACCTCGATGCCCGCCTTGTGCAGCGCCTTCACCATCCCCTTGAACTCGTCCACTTGGGAGCCCGGGCCCCCCGGGGCGCTGTAGCGCGCGTCCGGCGCGAAGTAGCCCAGCGTGCTGTAGCCCCAGTAGTTGGTGAGCCCCCGCTCGACGAGGAACGGCTCGTCGACGATGTGGTGGATGGGGAGCAGCTCCACCGCGGTGACGCCCACCTTCTTCAGGTGCTCGATGGTGGCCGGGTGTCCCAGGCCCGCGTAGGTGCCGCGCAGGGCCTCCGGCACGCGGGGGTTCAGCTTGGTGAAGCCCTTGACGTGCAGCTCGTACAGGACCGTCTGGTGCCACGGCACGCGCGGGTGGGCGTCCCCCTCCCAGTCGAACGTGTCCTCGAGCACCACCGCCTTGGGCACGCCCGCCGCGTCGTCCTGCTTGTCCTGGACCAGGTCCTCGTCCTTGCCGCCCTGGACGTGGCCGTAGATAGGCGCGCGGTAGTCCACCTGCCCGTGGATGGCGCGGGCGTAGGGGTCCACCAGCAGCTTGTGCGGGTTGAAGCGGAAGCCCTTCTTGGGCTCGAACGGCCCGTGCACGCGCAGGCCGTACAGCGTGCCCGGCTTCAGGTCGGGCACGTAGCCATGGAACACCTGGTGCGTGACCTCCAGGAGCGGGAAGCGGCGCGTCTCTCGCGTGGGCTCCTGTGCGTCGTAGAGGCAGACCTCCACCTTCTTCGCGTGCTCGCTGAACACCGCGAAGTTGACCCCGTGCCCGTCATACGTGGCGCCCAGGGGGAACGGCTTCCCTGGAAGCACCTCGGCCCTCCTCATCCCGTGCTCCTCTCCAGCAGCACCACCGGGAACCGCTCCAGGAGCGGCGCGAGGGGCAGCACCACGCCACCCGCACCACGCTCGGGCCGCACCTGTCGCCCGGTGAAGACATCGCGGAACATCATGCCCGCATATGCCTCGGGAAGGTCCAGGAACGTGTCGGCATAGGCGCCGGAGAGCCCCTGGGGCGACTCCAGGGCCTCCAGCACGTAACGCGGCGCGCACACCACCACGCCCGCGTCGTCCAGCTCGCGCGCGAAGGCCACCGCCCCCTGGGCGCGGGGCCCGGACAGCTCCAGCGCCCGGTAGCCGCCCCGCCGGAACAGCTCCTGTTGCCGCTGACGCAGCCGCAGCCCGTGGGCCAGGAGGAAGAGCTTGGCCCGCCCGTCATCCAGGCCCGCCACCAGCCGCGAGCACAGCCCGGCCGCGTCCTCGCGCGCCTGCGAGTCCAGCTCCTCCAGGAGCCGCGAGCGCAGGGTGAAGTCCACCGGCCGCCGGTTGTCCGGGTCCACCAGGGACAAATCCCACAGCTCGCAGCCCTGGTACGTATCCACCACGCCGGGCGACGCGAGCTTGAGGACCAGCTGCCCCAGGGCGTTGTGCTGGCCGGCGCGCTCGATGCGGCGCTTGAAGACGCGCACCTCCTCCAGGAAGCCTTCGCCCTTCTCCTCGTCGAAGCACGCGTCCACGAAGTGGGCCACCGCGTCGTCGTAGGCGCTGTCCGGGTTGGTCCACGAGGTGCGGACCTTGGCCTCCTTGATGGCCTTGGCCATGTACTCGCGCATGCGGCGGTGGAAGTCGGCCCGGGCCTCGGGCGACAGCGTCTCCCCCATGGGCCAGGCGCCCACGAGCGTCTGGAGGAACAGGTACACGTCGTTGGCGCTGGGGGCCGCGCCGGACGGCAGGGCCTGCGCGAACTTCTCCGTCAACCGCAGCCAGCGGCGCGCAAGCTTGCGCCACTCCTCGGGCAGCTCCGTCAGCACGTTGATGCGCGCGCGCACGTCCTCGCTGCGCTTGGTGTCGTGGGTGCTGGTGGTGAGCTGGCTCGCCGGCCAGTGCTCGGCGCGCTCCTGGTTGCGCAGGTGGAAGGTGGTGGTGCGCGTGCCGAAGCGCTCGGGCTCCCCGCCCACCTCGTTGAGGCTCACCAGCCGGTTGTAGATGTAGAAGACGGTGTCCTCCAGGCCCTTGGCCATGACGGGGCCCGTCACCTGCTGCAGCTTCATGGCGAAGCGCAGCATGACGGCGCGCTCGCGCTCGTCGGACTGGGGCGGGTACTGGCGCAGGAGGATGTCGCGCAGGAAGTCGAAGATGGACGCGTTGGTGGTGGCGTTGCGCTCCTTGGCGCGCTGGATGGTCCACTCCACGTACTGCACGTCGCGCGCGTCCAGCCCCGGCCGCCAGCCGTCCACGTACGTGCGGTACACGGGGAACAGCGCGATGAACTCCACCAGCGCGCGCCTGAGCGAGTTGAGCGTGAAGTCGCGCGTCCTGCGGCTCATCTCCGAGATGCGGTTGAGCTCGTGCGCCAGCACGTTGATTTCACTCGCCATGGACACGCGCATGATGAGCAGCTTCTTCTGGTAGACGAGCTCGGCGAAGTCGCCCTTCTCCCCGGTGAGCCGCTCGTACGTCTCCGTCAGGTGCGGCTCCGCGGCGGGGTGCACGAACACGCCGCTCACCGCGTTGGCGAAGCGGTAGCCGGTGGTGCCGTGCACCGCCCACGCCTCGGGGATGCGCTCGCGGCCGCCTTGAATCTTCTCCACCACCACGTACAGCGCCTTGCGAAGGACGCTGTCTGGCGACTGCGTCACCTCCGCGCGCCAGCGCTCCTTGAGCGCCGCCTCCACGCCCGGCCAGCGCGTGTCATCCCCGGCCAGGTCCTGGAGGAACACCGCGTGCGCGCGCTCCACGAAGTAGCGCTCCTGCAGGTCCAGGAAGTACGCGGTCGGGTCGAACAGGCCGTCCGGATGGTCGATGCGCAGCCCGGTGACGCAGCCGTCGCGCAGCCAGCGGAACACCAGCGCGTGCGCCTCCTGGAACACCTCCGGGTCCTCCACGCGGATGGCGGCCAGGCCGTTGATGTCGAAGAAGCGCCGGTAGTTGATCTCCTCCCCCGCCACCCGCCAGTGCGCCAGCCGGTAGCTGCACGAGGCCAGCACCCGGTCCAACAGGTCGAACGAGCGCGGGTTGCCCGGCTCGCCGTTGAAGACGCGGATGTTGTCCTCGATGTACGCGGCGACCTCCGGGCTCTTCTCCACCACCACGGCGAGCCGGCGCTTGATGACCTCCTTCTCGCGGTGGCGCTCCACGACGCGGGGGCGCTCCACCTCCGTGCGCAGCGGCAGGTGCTCGATGGCGGTGAGGATGGAGAGCAGCTCCACCATGGGCTCGGAGTCCGCGCCCAGCTTCGCCTCCAGCCGCTCCAGCCCGTGACGCAGCACGCGCCCGTACTGCCGGGGCGCCAGCGGCAGCAGGTGGTCGTAGTAGTTCACGAAGAAGGCGCCGTCGCGGAAGGACAGCTTCAGCTCGCCCTTCTCCAGCACCACGCCGTACTGGTCCCCCAGAATCGGCAGCAGCACCTTGTCGCGCAGCTCCTCCTTCACCGGCGACCAGTCGATGTCGAAGTACTTGGCGTAGACGGACGACGGGCCGTTCTCCAGCACGTCGAACCAGAGCGGGTTGCCGCGCTCGATGCCCATGTGGTTGGGCACCACGTCCAGCACCTGCCCCAGGCCGTTCTCTCGCAGCGTGGCGCACAGGGCCTGGTGGTCCTCGGTGGAGCCCACCTCCGGGTTGAGGTGCTGGTGGTCCACGCAGTCGTAGCCGTGGGTGCTGCCCGGCGTCGCCTTGAGGTAGGGGGACGCGTACAAGTCACTGATGCCCAGGCGGCGCAGGAACGGCACCACGTCGCGCGCCTGCTGGAAGGTGAAGCCCTGGTGCAGCTGCACCCGGTAGGTGGACAGCGGCGTCCGGGGGCGCTCGACCAGCGCGTCCTTCACCCGCTTGAACAGGCCCTCGGCCAGGGCCTCGGCGCTCAAGGTGGCACCCGACGAGCCCGTGGGAGCCGTCCCCTCTTCTTCCAATCCGTCGCGGAGCATGGGGCCCAGAGGTAGGGCGCCGTCGCGCGCCGCGCCAGAGCCCAGCGTGGCTTCCGACCTCCAGCCAACGCTCCAAGGGCCCGGATTCGCACGGGCCCGGCCCCACAAAAGCAGAGGGCTCACCGGAATCCTCCGGAGAGCCCTCGAGATGCAGCCGCCGGGCGGGCCCGGCCTTGGGTTCAGCTCAGCTGCTTGTTCACCAGCGAGGTCATCTCGAACATGGTGACGTTCTTCTTGCCGCCGAAGATGGGCTTGAGCTTGTCGTCGGCGTTGATCTGCCGCTTGTTCTTCGCGTCCTGGAGGTTGTTCTTCTTGATGTACGCCCAGAGCTTCTTGACGACCTCGGTGCGCGGCAGCGGCTTGTTGCCGACGATCTCGGCCAGCGCGGCGGAAGGAGTCATCTCCTTCATGAAGGACGCGTTGGGCTTACGCGTCTTGGCAGCGGGGGCCTTCTTGGCGGCGGGAGCCTTCTTCGCAGCAGCTTTCTTGGCAGCCATTCGTCTTGAGTCTCCTCCCCTCCGAAGGGGACGTTGTGCGGCCTCGCTTGATTTAAAGCCAGTGCCGGTGGGGCGTAGGTAGCACGCCCAAGCCCGAAAAACAGCCCTCTCCTGCGTTTTTCCCTCGGGAAACGCCCTACGCAACGCGTTTCATGCCCGAGAAACCGGCTCCGCAGCACGTTTTCCCTCGGGAGCGAACCTCGCGGACGCGAAAAATACGCCCGGACGGCCACCTCACCAGGGTGCATTCCTCCTCGGCAGCGGCCCCCTTCGTCGCCGCCCGGGCCCGACCATCCGGCCTCCGCGCGATTCGTCGTCCCCCGAGCGCTCGAACGGGCCCGGGTGGGAAAACCCCTTGCGGACCAGGTGTACTTTTTCGGATGAAACGCCCCATGCCCATGCGTGCCCTCATCACCGGAGCTGGTGGCTTCCTCGGAATCTGGCTGACCCGCGCCCTCGCCGCGCGGGGTGACAAGGTGACGTGCCTGCTCAGGCGGGGCTCGGATGCCTCGGGCCTGGAGGGCATCCCCCACACCCGCGTGGAGGGGGACGTGACACAGGGGGCCTCGCTCGCCCCCGCGGTGGCGGGCCAGGACGTCGTCTTCCACCTGGCCGGCGTTCGCCGCGGCGCGACACGCGAGGACTTCATGCGCGTCAACGCCGAGGGCACCCGCCTGTTGTGCGAGGCCATGGTGGCCTCCGGCAGCCGTCCCCGGCTGGTGCTCGTGGGCTCGCTGGCCGCCATGGGCCCCTCCTCCCCCACCCGGCCCCATGTGGAGGAGGACCCCTTCCAGCCCTACGAGTGGTACGGCGAGAGCAAGGCGGAGGCGGAGCGCATCGCCTTCTCCTATGGAGACCGGCTGCCGGTGACGGTGTCCCGGCCGCCGCGCATCCTGGGGCCCTGGGACCGCGAGAACCTGGCCTTCTTCCGGCTGGCGACGAAGGGCATCCGGCTGGAGCTGGCCGGAGGACCCCGCCCCCTCACCATGGTGGACGTGGAGGACGTGGTGGACGCGCTCATCCTCCAGGCCGAGCACCCGCGCGCGGTGGGCGAGGCCTTCTTCTGCGCGGGTCCTGGCGACCCCCTCTCCTTGGAGTCGGTGCAGGACCTGGGGGCCCGGGCGCTGGGGCTGTCACCCCGCACGGTGCGCGTGAGCCCCTGGCTGCTCACCGCCCTCGCGTCGGCGGCGGACGGCGTGTCGCGCGTGACGGGCCGCAAGCTGCCCCTGAGCCGGAAGATGGCGCGGCAGCTGCTCGCCCCCGCCTGGACCTGCTCGGGCGCGAAGGCCGAGCGGCTGCTGGGCTTCCGTCCCCAAAGGGGGGTGGAGGACGCCGTGCGCCGCAGCGCCGAGTGGTACCGCGAGCATGGCTGGCTCTAGCCGTGCTAGCAGGGTTGGGGATTGCCGCCCCCGGCCCTCGTTTCGTTGACCTCACCCCCCTTGGAGTGTCAGGAAGCTGCGCTGCCACATGCCCTCGAAAGCCGCATTTTTCGATGTCGACGGGACGCTCGTGAAGACGAACGTCGTCCACGTCTACGCGTACTACGCGATGAACCGGGGCTCCGTGCTCGGCATCGCGGGCAGGACGCTGAGCACCGCGATGAGCGTGCCGCTCTTCGGCGTCATGGACGCGCTGGACCGCAAGACGTTCAACGAGTTCTTCTACCGGTACTACGCGGGGTTGAGCGAGGACCGGCTCGTCACCATCGCGGAGGACATGTTCGAGGACGTGCTCAAGCCGGCGCTCTTCGAGCAGACCCAGGACCTCATCGACCAGGCGCGCCGCAGCGGCTGCAAGGTCGTGCTCGTCACCGGGGCGCTGGACTTCACCATGCGGCCGCTCGCCCGGCACCTGGGCGCCGATGACCTGATCGCCAACAAGATGCAGTTCGTGGGCGGCAAGGCCACCGGCAAGGTGATTCCGCCCATCATCGAGGGCGCCAACAAGGCGAACTCCATCCGCGCCTACTGCACCAAGGAGGGCCTGACGCTGGACAAGTGCCACGGCTACTCCGACAGCGCCTCCGACTACGCGATGCTCGCGGTGGTGGGACGTCCCACCGCGGTGAACCCGGACCTGCGGCTGCGCTCCATCGCGCGCGCCTACAACTGGCCCATCCTCGACCTCAAGTAGCCCCCTGCCCGCCATGCGCCCGTTCAAGACGCTCCAGAAGCTGTACGACGAGGAAAGCCAGGTCGTCATCACCGAGAAGGGCAGCCCTCCGCGCGCCCTGTTCTACGGCGAGGGCTTCCTCCAGGAAGACCTGCCCGTGGGCACCCGGGTCATCTTCCCCCGTCCGCCCATGGCGGGCGTGCCCAACGTGAAGGCCGCCATCCGCTGGGCCATCAACCACCCGGAGGGCATGGAGCCGCTGCACGCGCTGCTCAAGCCGGGCATGCGCCTGACGTGCGTCATCGACGACATCAGCGTGCCCCTGCCGCCCATGGTCACGCCGGACGTGCGCCAGTCCATCCTGGAGATCGTCCTGGAGCTGGCCGCGGACAGCGGCGTGGACGACGTGCACCTGGTCATCGCCAACGCGCTCCACCGCCGCATGACGGAGGGGGAGATGAAGCGGATGGTGGGCGAGAAGATCTTCGACGCCTACTACCCGGACCGCTACTACAACCACGACGCGGAGGACCCGGACGGCATCGTCGCGCTCGAGCGCACGGCGCACGGCGAGGAGGTCTCCGTCAACCGCCGCGTCGCGGAGAGCGACCTCATCATCTACGTGAACGTGAACTTCGTGCCCATGAACGGCGGGCACAAGTCCATGGGCACCGGCGTGTCCAACTACGCGTCGCTGCGGCACCACCACAACCCGAAGACCATCCGGGCGTCGGACAGCTACATGGAGCCGAAGACCAGCGCGCTCTATCGCAGCAACGAGCGCATCGGTCGCAACATCGACAAGCACCTGAAGGTCTTCCACATCGAGACCACGCTGAACAACCGCATGTTCGGCGCGCCCGTGGACTTCCTGGCCAAGCGCGAGGAGGACTACACCGAGGGCGACCGGCTGAAGTTCCAGGCCATGCGCTACGCGCTGTCGAAGATGCCGCGCGCGGCGGCGCGCAAGGTGCTCAACGCCATCCCCGCGCCCTATGACGTCACGGGCGTGTACGCCGGGGCGACGGAGCCCGCGCACCAGAAGACGCTGGAGACCAGCTGGAAGCAGTACTCGGTGCCGGTGGAGGGGCAGAGCGACATCGTCATCTTCCCCATCCCGTTCATCTCGCCGTACAGCGTGAACTCCATCCTCAACCCGCTGCTCGTGCAGGTGATGGGGCTGGGCTACTTCTTCAACCTCAACCGCGGCGTGCCGCTGGTGAAGAAGGGCGGCGTGCTCATCCTGCTGCACCCGGCCTACGACGAGTTCGACCCGGAGCACCACCCCAGCTACATCGAGTTCTTCCACCGGCTGCTGCCGGAGACGCGCGACTCGATGAAGCTGGAGCACAAGTACGAGAAGGAGTTCGCGGAGAACCCCAGCTACGTGCACCTGTACCGCAAGAACAACGCCTACCACGGCGTGCACCCGTTCTACATGTGGTACTGGGGCGAGAACGGCCGCCAGCACGTGGGCAAGGTCATCGTCGCGGGCGCGGAGAACAACCACGTCCCGGCGCTGCTCGGCTGGGACCGCACCGACACGCTCACCGAGGCCATTGAAGAGGCGCGCGGCTTCATGGGCCGCTCGGCCACCATCAGCCTGCTTCGCATCGCCCCCACGGTGATGGTGGACGTGAAGTGAGGACGGACATGTCACCGCTTCCCGAGCTGAACGTCTCCCAGGTCTTCACCGGCAAGCGCCTCTTGTTCGCCGGTGCCACGGGCTTCGTGGGCAAGGTGACGCTGTCCATGCTGCTGCACCGCTACGGGCAGGAGCTGGAGCGGGTGTACGTGCTCGTCCGCAAGGGCAGCGCGGCCTCCGCCGAGCGGCGCTTCTTCGACAAGGTGGCGACGAGCGAGCCCTTCCAGCCGCTGCGCGACACCTACGGCGAGGAGGGCGCGCTCGAGTTCCTGCGCAAGAAGTGCGAGGTCATCGACGGCGACATCACCGACCCCTGGGTGGGGATGGAGGAGTCGCGGGTGGCGGAGCTGACGGGCCAGGTGCACGCCTTCGTCAACTGCGCGGGCCTGGTGTCCTTCAACCCGTCGCTGGAGGTGGGCCTCAACGTCAACACCCACGGCGTGAAGTACGCGGTGGAGCTGGCGCTGCGCTGGGGCGTGCCGCTCATCCACATGTCCACCTCCTTCGTGGCGGGCAACCGCGACGGGCTCGTCTTCGAGGACGAGGAGGTGCGCGGCTACTTCCCGAAGAAGGACGAGCTGGACGGGCGCGACTTCAGCCTGGAGCAGGAGCTGAAGGACGCGGAGCGGATTGTGGCGCGGCTGCGCGAGCAGGCCGATGACCGCGCGCTGACGTCCACCTTCCGCAAGAAGGCGCTGGACCGGCTCGCCGAGGAGGGCCGCGACGTCAACGACGAGAAGACGCTGCGGCTGGCCGTGGGCCGTGAGCGCAAGCTGTGGCTGAGCGGCGAGCTGGTGCGCGCGGGCATGGAGCGCGCGGCGCACTGGGGCTGGCCCAACACGTACACGTACACGAAGTCCCTGGGCGAGCAGGTCATCGCCGCCACGCCGGGGCTTCGCTACGCGATTGTGCGCCCCTCCATCGTGGAGAGCGCGCGGCACTTCCCCTTCCCCGGCTGGAACGAGGGCTTCACCACGTCCGCGCCGCTGGCCTTCGCCGGCATCAAGGGCCCGGGCGGCATCCCCGCCGGTGAGAACACCATCCTGGACATCATCCCGGTGGACCAGGTGGCGGGGGCGACGCTCGGCATCACCGCGCACTCCATCCAGGTGGAGGAGCGGCGCGTGTACCAGCTCGCGTCCGGCGACGTGAACCCGTTCTACGCCAGCCGCTCGGTGGAGCTGGTGGGCCTGTACCGTCGGCGCTACTACCGCAACCGCGAGTCGGGCAACGCGGTGCTCAACTCGCTGCGCTCCAGGCTGGAGCCGCAGCCGGTGAGCAAGCTCGAGTTCGAGCTGTTCAGCGCGCCCATGCTGGTGCGCGGCGCGAAGTTCCTGAAGAAGGCCATCGACGAGGTGCGGCCCGCCTGGGGCGCGCCCGCCGTGCAGGCCATGCTGGACAAGGCGAAGGTGTCGCTCGACGGGGTGGTGGACGGCAACGCCAGCCTCATCGCGATGACGGACCTGTTCCTCCCCTTCCTCTACGAGAACCGCTACGTCTTCCGCTGCGACAACACGCGCTCGGTCTACGAGCGCATGGCCCACGCGGACCGGCTGAAGATTCCGTGGGACCCGGAGCACATCGACTGGCGCGCGTACTTCATGGAGACGCACCTGCCGGGCCTGGAGAAGTGGGTGTTCCCCGGCCTGGAGGAGGAGCGCGAGAAGCGCACCGTCATCCCCGCGCACCGTGACTTGCTCGAGATGTTCGAGGCGACGGTGCATGCGTACCGGCACCGGGTGGCCTTCCGCATGGTGTCGGGCGAGAAGGAGGAGCGCTTCACCTTCGGGGAGGTGCACCGCTACGCGGCGCGCGTGGGCAGCTTCCTCCTCAGCTCGGGCGTGAAGACCGGGGACAGGGTGCTGCTGGTGTCGGAGAACCGGCCCGAGTGGGGCACGTGCTTCTTCGGCATCCTCCGCGCGGGCGCCACGATGGTGCCGGTGGACCCGGGCCTGAGCGAGGCGGAGGTCATCAACATCGCGAAGCGGGCGGAGGCGAAGGTGTGCCTCATGTCCGAGGACGCGGCGCGCGACTTCCCCGGCCTGTTCGGCGCGCTGGGGGACTCGGTCCTCATCGCGAGCCTGGCGCAGGCGATGACGGGCGACCCTGCTGCGAAGGACGACCGCATCGGCACGGTGCGCAAGTCGGCCTCGGCGGATGACCTGGCGAGCCTCATCTTCACGTCCGGCACGACGGGCACGCCCAAGGGCGTGATGCTCACGCACCGCAACTTCG
The sequence above is drawn from the Myxococcus fulvus genome and encodes:
- the glgX gene encoding glycogen debranching protein GlgX; its protein translation is MRRAEVLPGKPFPLGATYDGHGVNFAVFSEHAKKVEVCLYDAQEPTRETRRFPLLEVTHQVFHGYVPDLKPGTLYGLRVHGPFEPKKGFRFNPHKLLVDPYARAIHGQVDYRAPIYGHVQGGKDEDLVQDKQDDAAGVPKAVVLEDTFDWEGDAHPRVPWHQTVLYELHVKGFTKLNPRVPEALRGTYAGLGHPATIEHLKKVGVTAVELLPIHHIVDEPFLVERGLTNYWGYSTLGYFAPDARYSAPGGPGSQVDEFKGMVKALHKAGIEVILDVVYNHTCEGNQLGPTLSFKGLDNGAYYRLTEKDPRYYLDVTGTGNSWNATHPYALKLVADSLRYWVEQMHVDGFRFDLATTLGRDRHGYDTRAAFFQIVHQDPVLSRVKLISEPWDVGDFGYQVGNFPVLWSEWNGKYRDTIRRYWKGDDRQAAEIGYRLTGSSDLYALSGRKPSASVNFVTAHDGFTLHDLVTYNDKHNEANGEDNRDGGNDNHSWNCGVEGETGDVKIKALREQQKRNFLATLFLSQGVPMLVAGDEMGRTQKGNNNAYCQDNALSWVNWELDDTQRALLDFTCRLTRLRREQPVLRKRRFFRGAHMWDSELKDLAWFRPDGKEMRKDDWEKPYVRSLAILLGGDAIAAPDDEGNRIVGDTLLVLMNAHHEPISFLLPALEWGADWEQVVDTSTAEESQHAHTPAGGKVQVAGRSLMVLRRPSTE
- a CDS encoding SWIB/MDM2 domain-containing protein — its product is MAAKKAAAKKAPAAKKAPAAKTRKPNASFMKEMTPSAALAEIVGNKPLPRTEVVKKLWAYIKKNNLQDAKNKRQINADDKLKPIFGGKKNVTMFEMTSLVNKQLS
- a CDS encoding lactate racemase domain-containing protein gives rise to the protein MRPFKTLQKLYDEESQVVITEKGSPPRALFYGEGFLQEDLPVGTRVIFPRPPMAGVPNVKAAIRWAINHPEGMEPLHALLKPGMRLTCVIDDISVPLPPMVTPDVRQSILEIVLELAADSGVDDVHLVIANALHRRMTEGEMKRMVGEKIFDAYYPDRYYNHDAEDPDGIVALERTAHGEEVSVNRRVAESDLIIYVNVNFVPMNGGHKSMGTGVSNYASLRHHHNPKTIRASDSYMEPKTSALYRSNERIGRNIDKHLKVFHIETTLNNRMFGAPVDFLAKREEDYTEGDRLKFQAMRYALSKMPRAAARKVLNAIPAPYDVTGVYAGATEPAHQKTLETSWKQYSVPVEGQSDIVIFPIPFISPYSVNSILNPLLVQVMGLGYFFNLNRGVPLVKKGGVLILLHPAYDEFDPEHHPSYIEFFHRLLPETRDSMKLEHKYEKEFAENPSYVHLYRKNNAYHGVHPFYMWYWGENGRQHVGKVIVAGAENNHVPALLGWDRTDTLTEAIEEARGFMGRSATISLLRIAPTVMVDVK
- a CDS encoding NAD-dependent epimerase/dehydratase family protein, with product MRALITGAGGFLGIWLTRALAARGDKVTCLLRRGSDASGLEGIPHTRVEGDVTQGASLAPAVAGQDVVFHLAGVRRGATREDFMRVNAEGTRLLCEAMVASGSRPRLVLVGSLAAMGPSSPTRPHVEEDPFQPYEWYGESKAEAERIAFSYGDRLPVTVSRPPRILGPWDRENLAFFRLATKGIRLELAGGPRPLTMVDVEDVVDALILQAEHPRAVGEAFFCAGPGDPLSLESVQDLGARALGLSPRTVRVSPWLLTALASAADGVSRVTGRKLPLSRKMARQLLAPAWTCSGAKAERLLGFRPQRGVEDAVRRSAEWYREHGWL
- a CDS encoding HAD family hydrolase, which translates into the protein MPSKAAFFDVDGTLVKTNVVHVYAYYAMNRGSVLGIAGRTLSTAMSVPLFGVMDALDRKTFNEFFYRYYAGLSEDRLVTIAEDMFEDVLKPALFEQTQDLIDQARRSGCKVVLVTGALDFTMRPLARHLGADDLIANKMQFVGGKATGKVIPPIIEGANKANSIRAYCTKEGLTLDKCHGYSDSASDYAMLAVVGRPTAVNPDLRLRSIARAYNWPILDLK
- the treY gene encoding malto-oligosyltrehalose synthase, giving the protein MLRDGLEEEGTAPTGSSGATLSAEALAEGLFKRVKDALVERPRTPLSTYRVQLHQGFTFQQARDVVPFLRRLGISDLYASPYLKATPGSTHGYDCVDHQHLNPEVGSTEDHQALCATLRENGLGQVLDVVPNHMGIERGNPLWFDVLENGPSSVYAKYFDIDWSPVKEELRDKVLLPILGDQYGVVLEKGELKLSFRDGAFFVNYYDHLLPLAPRQYGRVLRHGLERLEAKLGADSEPMVELLSILTAIEHLPLRTEVERPRVVERHREKEVIKRRLAVVVEKSPEVAAYIEDNIRVFNGEPGNPRSFDLLDRVLASCSYRLAHWRVAGEEINYRRFFDINGLAAIRVEDPEVFQEAHALVFRWLRDGCVTGLRIDHPDGLFDPTAYFLDLQERYFVERAHAVFLQDLAGDDTRWPGVEAALKERWRAEVTQSPDSVLRKALYVVVEKIQGGRERIPEAWAVHGTTGYRFANAVSGVFVHPAAEPHLTETYERLTGEKGDFAELVYQKKLLIMRVSMASEINVLAHELNRISEMSRRTRDFTLNSLRRALVEFIALFPVYRTYVDGWRPGLDARDVQYVEWTIQRAKERNATTNASIFDFLRDILLRQYPPQSDERERAVMLRFAMKLQQVTGPVMAKGLEDTVFYIYNRLVSLNEVGGEPERFGTRTTTFHLRNQERAEHWPASQLTTSTHDTKRSEDVRARINVLTELPEEWRKLARRWLRLTEKFAQALPSGAAPSANDVYLFLQTLVGAWPMGETLSPEARADFHRRMREYMAKAIKEAKVRTSWTNPDSAYDDAVAHFVDACFDEEKGEGFLEEVRVFKRRIERAGQHNALGQLVLKLASPGVVDTYQGCELWDLSLVDPDNRRPVDFTLRSRLLEELDSQAREDAAGLCSRLVAGLDDGRAKLFLLAHGLRLRQRQQELFRRGGYRALELSGPRAQGAVAFARELDDAGVVVCAPRYVLEALESPQGLSGAYADTFLDLPEAYAGMMFRDVFTGRQVRPERGAGGVVLPLAPLLERFPVVLLERSTG